One bacterium genomic window, GGTCAGAAAAGCCCATCGTCGTCTTTGGCCTGGGCAAGCTGGGCCTGCCCCTGGCCTGCCTGCTCGCCCGTCACTATCACGTCACGGGCCTGGACACGTCACGCCGGCGCGTTGCCGCCATCGAGCACGACGAGTTCAACGATCAGGACCGCGAACCCCAAGTCGAAGCGCTCTTTGCCGATGTTCATGGCCTTACCGATACCACCCACTCACTCAGCGTGGCACATCTCGGCAGTAATACCCGTGATTTCTTGACTCTCGGCGACGACTTCGTCACGCTGATCGGCGCGGCGCAGGCCATCTTCATCGCCGTGCCCACGCCAGAGGACGAGCAGGGCCGCCTGTCAAGCGAGCACGTCGTCCAGGCCATGAACGATATCCATGACGCCCGCTACGCCTGTGGAAAGCACGCCAACCCGGACACAATCATCTTCATCGTCTCAACCCTCATGCCGGGCGAAACCGAAGCGCTGCGCGAGTATACGCCCGATCTCCAGGTCATCTACGCGCCCACGCTCATCGCGCTCGGCAGCGTGGTCGAGAACCTGATGCATCCCTCCCAGGTTATGATCGGATGGGATGACTGGTATGCCGGCACTGCCGATATTGCCGTAAGCGACCGCATCGAAGCCTATCTTGGCGCGCTGACCGAGCGCGGCACCCTGGCCGGCCTCCATACCACTTACGCGCGTACCGCCGAGGTCGAAGTCGCCAAGCTCAGCATCAACGCCATGCTCACCAGCCGCGTCGCCTTCGCACAGGCGGTCATGGCTCTCTGCGATCAATATCCCAACTGCGACGCCCACAATACCCTTGACCTCATCGGCAGCGACCCGCGCATCGGCCACGCCTATCTCGCCCCCGGCCTCGGCGCGGGCGGCCCATGTCTGCCGCGCGATACGCTGGCCCTCGCCGCCGACGCCATTCACCCACTCGCCCAGGGCCACTTCCAGAACATCGCCGCCACCAACGACCTCATGGCGCACTACGCCGCCGCTGCCTGTGGCCTCGTCCGCACCGTCGCCATCCTCGGCGCGCCTTACAAACTCGGCACGCCCAACGAAACCCAAAGCGCCGCCCACACCATTGCTGCCATACTCAAAACACGCGGCACCGCGGCCTGGTTGCACAACCCAGAGTATGACACCGCCGAGGCCGCCCTTGCCCTCACCGTCCACGCTGACGCTGCCATCATCGCCCTGCCCCATCCCATGTACGCCACCCTACATCTCGCCAGCATAGATTGGAGCATTGCAAAATGCCACACCATCATCGACCCCTGGCGCACACTCCACACGCCGCCGCCCAAACACATCGACTACATCGTGCCCGGCCACTTCCTCCTCGACCACGCGCCGTGAACCCAAAAGACCCCCACGAATGGAGGCCTTTGGCAGACTTGCGTCTGGGGTTTTGGGGTTGCCCACATGATAGCACAGAACCGGTGAAACTGCAATGAACACACAATACTGCCTGGGTGTCACACGTTCTCTTAAAGACATTGGCTGGCTGTCGGTGGACCTGGCCGGCGCGCCGGACGTGCAGTGCGATTTCGCACATCTGACGCTGCCAGAGCCGGCAAGCGTACTGGTCGCCTCCCACGTCCTGGAGCATATCCCCCAGCGCGGGCGCGGCGAGGACCGCGTGCGCCGTACAATTGAAATACTCACGTGCTGGCACAGCCAGATGCAACCTGACGCAGCGCTGATCGTGTGTGTACCTGATGGCGACCTGGTGACGCGCCTCATGATCGAACGCCCGCATAACTACTGGAGTTTAAGTAACACTGAGTTCCGCGATATCCTGGGCCTGATCTATGGCGGCAACCAGGATGACCTGAACCGACACTACATGCTATTCAATCAAAGCTGCTTATCATGGTGCCTGGCGCAGGCTGGTTTCATCGAGATCGAACGTATACCACCAGAGCGCGACCTCTGGCCTGGCTTGCCGCGCACACTCAACACGGCAGCGCATGACCTGCGCTCACTAAACCTGGTCGCATTTGTCGCGTGAGGCAAACATGAAGATCACCCTCGCTTTCGACATCTTTAACAAAGAGGACAGCATTGCCGCAGTGCTGCAATCCTGGCTCGCTACGACTTCGGGCAAGCATGACATCGAGGTTATCGCAGTGTATGATGCCTGTGTGGACACCTCACGCACTATTGCCGAAGAAGTCGTCCGTGATGCCGGTGTCGCATACCAGGGCCTCGAAACTGATGACGTGTTCGAGATCAAAGCCAATAACGCCGCGCTCAAAGTCGCTACTGGCGACCTGATCGTGTTTGTCCAGGACGATAACCTGATGTGGGACCGCAATTGGGACGCGCTGCTTGCCCGTATCGCCGCGCTGCCTCGAACGGGTGCAATGGGCTTGCTCGCCGGCTTGAAAGTTTATCCCAGCGGCACATACGAGCGCATCGAGTGTTGGCGGGAGCGCAAAGGCGACCACTACGCCAAGCACAATATCTCGCCTGATCGATACCCGCTGGCGGCGTACTCGGTCAACGCCATAAACCGGCCTTTTGCTATCGCCACCAGCTTGCTGCGTGCCCAGGGCGGATTGGATGAAACCTACTGCCCGATGGATTTCGACGATCTCAGCCTAAGCATCGACCTTTTCAGAAAGGGCTATACCAACTACTATATCCCCTTCGCTGTCGTCAACACCTCGGCCAAGTTCAGCACTATCGGACCGAAACAGGCAGCGGCCAACTACCAGCATGGCCGACAAGTATTCCTGGACCGGCACCTCGACTACCTCGGCGGGCAATACTACACGCCGTGTGCCCAGCCCATCGTCACTCTAAAAGAATATGACGGCGGTATCACGTATGCTGACGATCTTTAGCACCCTGAAGGCAATCGACGATGAAACTGAGCTTGCCCAAACTAACGCGCTCCGCTCCTGGCAACAAATTGCGGGCGTTGCGGGAGTCCTTGTCTTCGGCAACGACCGAGGCGTCGCAGAACTTTGTCAAAGAACTGGGGTCGCCCACCACCCCGATATCGAAACCACTCCCGCCGGCACGCCAAGTGTGGCAGGCTTGTTCGCCAGAGCACGACGGCTATGCACAACACCTAACCTGGTCTATGCCAACGCTGACATCATTCTCCTGGGAGACATCGCCGGCGCAATCCGCGCCGCATCCAGCATCGAATCGCCTTTCCTCATCGTTGGACAGCGCACCGACCTCGCGCATATTCCACATCTTGACTTCGATAGTCCCACCTGGCGCGCCGATGCCGCCAATCTTGCACAACAAGGCGCTCTGCACCAAAAGTCAGGCATCGATTACTTCATCTTCCCCAGAGAACTTTATGCCGACCTCCCCGCCTTCGCGCTGGCACGTTGGACTTGGGACAATTACCTCGTCTGGCACGCAGTGGAGCACGCACGTGCCCGGCTCATCGATGCCACGGCTGCCATCACAGCACTACACCAGTTCCACCCCAAACGCGCCGGCTACCACAGCGCCGACGCCCAGCGGAACCGCGACCTGACCCAGGGCACGGGCTTTCGCGTCCTTACCATCGCGCACGCCACACACCGCTACCAAAATGGCGCACTGACACCCACCTCATAATGTAGACACGTCTCAACAAAACTCCGCGCGCTCTTGACTTTGCCGCACGCTCAGGATATACTGAGTGTGTAATGCTACGGCAAAGTTTCGTGTTTATCTCAAAGCCACCAAGTTAAAGGGGGCGCGATGCCGTACAAAGTGTTCAAGCGCGGCGACCAGTTCTGTGTCTTCAAGCTCGACGCCGAGGGCGAGCCGTCAGAGCAACTCAAATGCTATGGCACGAAGGCGCAGGCAGAGCGCTATCACCGCGCGTTGGAAGCCAATGTCTCCGATATGGCCCCCGAAGGCAGCCTCAACGCGCTTCTGGAAGAATTGGACGCCGCCGTTGCCGGCTCCAGCAAATTCCCCACCGACCGCGATAGCCGCGCCTGGGCGCGCTGGGTATTCCCAACTCAGGTCGTCGTCGCCACGTTTAAGGACAACAAGGAAACGCTGTGGCGTGCTGACTGGTCACGCGATGCCGAGGGCAAGATTGCCTTTTCTGAAGTCGTCCAGGTCGAGGAAGTGCCCATCTTCCGGCCCGTCAGCGAAATTGCTAACTTTGAGGCCAGCTTTGCCCCCGCCATTCTAAGTATCTCCGCCGGCGATGACGAGGTCATCGAAAGCACGCTCGTTTGGGAGTTCGAAGGCAAGCATCCCGCCATTCCCACTTTTGCCAACGTCAATACTGAACTCCTATTTGCCGAAGACCAGGCGCAGGGCACGGACCCGTTTCTCGTCGTTATGCCGGTCGCGCGCGTAGGCGAGACTTCCAAGAACGGGCGTCATTACGACGAGAACCTGGTTTCGGCTATCGAGCGCCAGTTGCCAGGTTTGGGTGGCGTGCGTGGCCACGTCCCGGTCAAGGATCGGGGCAACGCCTACCCGCCCGAAGTCGTGGATTGGATCGGCGCGCGGCGCATTGGGCAGACGCTCTGGGCCAAGGCCTATGTCCCGCCCGGCCCAACGCGCGATGAGATCAGACGCCTCAAGGCGCGGGGCGGGAAGCTCGCCACGTCCATCTACGGCGTCATGCGGCGCAAAGTCGCGCCCAACGGCAAGGTTTCTGAGCCGGAACTGATCCTCGAAAGCCTTGACCTCGCGCCGCCTTCCCGCGCGGCGCTTGACCTCGGCGGAGAGTTCGCCGTCGTGTCCGAGATCGCCACCGAACTACAGCACGCTGAGGGCGTCTATGCCGGCGATCCCTGGCATATCGAAACCACTTACCTTAATGAAGAGGAGCTTACCATGCCTACAAAGGCTGAGATGATTGCTGAACTGACCGCGCGGGACGCCGATCTGCTTCCTGAAGCCGTCAGGCAGGCAATTGCCAAGAAACTCCAGCTTGAGGCCGACGTGGAGCGCGTCGCAGAACTGGAGGCGCACAATAAGTCACTGACCGATCAGGTCGCAGAACTGACCGAGAACCTCAACGGCGCGCAGGCCAAGCTTCAGGCCAGCGAGCAGTCCTATGCCGTTATCACTGCCGAGATGCAGAAGTTCGCGCTCCAGGACGCGCTCGCCAAGGTCGTCACCATCGAGGTCCTGCGCCCAGTCGTGGAGCAGATGGTTCAGCTGCGCTTGCTTCAGCATGACAGCGAGGCGCAGCCCGACCTGTCAGCCCTGGTCACGGAAATCTGGGACAGCGAGGCGATGCAGCCACTGCGCGAGAAAGTCGTCGCCGACCTCAGCGGTCCGGCAGCGTCCATTAGCGCCGCGCGGCGCGCCAATGGGTCGATGCCTGAGATCAATTGGGAAGAGCGCGTGGCCGAGATTCGCCGGCGCGCTGGCCTGAGCTAAGGAGTAACTCATGACTGCTGTTACGGTTTCAGATCGCACCACCATCCGCGCGCAGATCGAAAAGGGCGCGCTCGTGTACCCCTATACCGCCGCCGAAGATGTGGACCGCGGCGAGGTCGTCTCGCTGGACTCCTCGGCTGAGGCCACACTTGCGGACCGCAACTCCACCGCAGCCGTGGCGCGCGGTATCGGGATCGTCGTCGATGGCCCGTTCGACCAGAGCAGCTACACTTACGCAGATGGTGCGCGTATCGGCGTCTGCGTGTTCGGACCGGTCACCGGCTTCTCAAGCCTCACGCCCGGCATGTGGTATTACCTCAGCCAGACAGCAGGCGCACTGGATACTGCCGCGCCCGCCGAGAGTTCGAACGAGTACAAGCGTGCCGTCGGCTATGCTCTCGACACGACCACAATCTTCGTGCTCCCGATCCCTGGCGACGCCGAGTACAAGAGCTAAGGGAGACTGAAAATGGCTGAACTAATCGGACCTGCAACCATCCTGGAGCGTGCCCTGCCCACCGGCTGGGACGCCGGCGAAGTTGCCCGTTGGCAGACCCGCGACGGCATCTCGCTTGCCGACGTGATTGCCGACTCTGCGGCGGCTTTCGGCTCGGAGACGACCCGCCTCGTCCAGCGCTGGGGTGGCCTGATGTCACTCACGGAAGAGGATAAGGTCGAGTATGAACAGGGCGGCTCGATCACCTCGATGGAAGAAGTCACCGAGAACTCGCGTATCGGCGTCGTCCGCGGGCAAACTATCGGGCACATGCTCAGGATGTTGCCGTATCAGGCGGCCCTGGGCTGGACGCGGTACTACCTGCTAGACGCCCGGCGCGAGCGCATCGACGCTGACATCGCAACCGGCGTACGCAAGTGGAAGCACGTCTTCGAAAAGGCGCTCCTGACCCGGTTCTTCACGAC contains:
- a CDS encoding glycosyltransferase, with the protein product MKITLAFDIFNKEDSIAAVLQSWLATTSGKHDIEVIAVYDACVDTSRTIAEEVVRDAGVAYQGLETDDVFEIKANNAALKVATGDLIVFVQDDNLMWDRNWDALLARIAALPRTGAMGLLAGLKVYPSGTYERIECWRERKGDHYAKHNISPDRYPLAAYSVNAINRPFAIATSLLRAQGGLDETYCPMDFDDLSLSIDLFRKGYTNYYIPFAVVNTSAKFSTIGPKQAAANYQHGRQVFLDRHLDYLGGQYYTPCAQPIVTLKEYDGGITYADDL